A region from the Triticum urartu cultivar G1812 chromosome 1, Tu2.1, whole genome shotgun sequence genome encodes:
- the LOC125542713 gene encoding tyrosine decarboxylase-like has translation MAPPAQCLDTVTGATGQNGTVPVIGHTPEKKMQCHNLLDADEFRLQGHQVIDFIAEYYSGMGDHPVHPSVTPGFLRNLLPTEAPSHPEPDAFSSALKDVRDIILPGMTHWQSPRHFAHFPASSSTVGALGEALTAGINVVPFTWAASPAAAELEMVVVDWLGKALHLPESLLFAGGGGGTILGTSCEAILCTLVAARDRKLAEIGENRICDLVVYCSDQTHFAFRKAARIAGIQRDHCRAIHTCHSDMFALSPTELQAAMQADVDAGLVPLFLCATIGTTQTTAVDPIGELCAVTAPHGVWVHVDAAYAGSALVCPEFTYVIHGVEAVDSFSMNAHKWLLANNDCCTMWVKKPSALVAALGTEQEYILKDAASEGHDVVDYKDWNMTLTRRFRALKMWLVLRCYGIQGLRDHIRSHVRMAVAFEKMVRADERFEVVTDRTFALVCFRLRPQDKFGGEKTANDLNRGLLEEVNAVTSGPYMSAANVGGMFMLRCAVGSTLTEEHHVDDAWKVVQDQASAILRKMEIIYSSR, from the coding sequence GCCAGAATGGCACCGTGCCGGTGATAGGGCACACGCCGGAGAAGAAGATGCAATGCCACAACCTGCTTGACGCCGACGAGTTCCGGCTCCAGGGTCACCAGGTAATCGACTTCATAGCCGAGTATTACAGCGGCATGGGTGACCACCCCGTGCACCCCAGCGTCACCCCCGGCTTCCTCCGCAACCTGCTCCCTACGGAGGCGCCGTCCCATCCGGAGCCCGACGCGTTCAGCTCCGCGCTCAAGGACGTCCGCGACATCATCCTCCCGGGCATGACGCACTGGCAGAGCCCCCGCCACTTCGCGCACTTCCCGGCGTCGAGCAGCACCGTCGGCGCCCTCGGGGAGGCGCTCACCGCCGGCATCAACGTGGTCCCCTTCACGTGGGCCGCTTCGCCGGCCGCCGCTGAGCTCGAGATGGTGGTCGTGGATTGGCTCGGCAAGGCACTGCACCTTCCCGAGAGCCTCCTCTTCGCCGGAGGCGGAGGGGGCACGATTCTTGGCACCTCGTGCGAGGCCATACTCTGCACTCTCGTCGCCGCAAGGGACCGGAAGCTCGCCGAGATCGGTGAGAACAGGATCTGTGACCTCGTGGTCTACTGCTCGGACCAGACCCACTTCGCCTTCCGCAAGGCCGCACGCATTGCCGGCATCCAGCGTGACCACTGCCGGGCGATACACACGTGCCACAGCGACATGTTCGCGCTGTCGCCCACGGAACTGCAGGCCGCCATGCAGGCTGACGTGGATGCCGGGCTTGTGCCCCTCTTCCTGTGCGCGACCATCGGGACGACCCAGACCACTGCCGTCGACCCCATCGGCGAGCTCTGCGCTGTCACCGCGCCGCACGGAGTGTGGGTGCACGTGGACGCGGCGTACGCCGGCTCCGCGCTCGTCTGCCCGGAGTTCACCTACGTGATACACGGCGTGGAGGCCGTGGACTCCTTCAGCATGAACGCCCACAAGTGGCTCCTCGCCAACAACGACTGCTGCACGATGTGGGTGAAGAAGCCGAGCGCGCTGGTGGCTGCGCTCGGGACCGAGCAGGAGTACATCCTCAAGGACGCGGCGTCGGAGGGGCACGACGTGGTGGACTACAAGGACTGGAACATGACGCTGACACGCCGGTTCCGCGCGCTCAAGATGTGGCTCGTGCTCCGCTGCTACGGCATCCAGGGCCTGCGCGACCACATCCGCTCCCACGTCCGCATGGCCGTGGCGTTCGAGAAAATGGTGAGGGCCGATGAGAGGTTCGAGGTTGTGACTGACAGGACGTTTGCGCTGGTGTGCTTCCGGCTTCGCCCACAGGACAAGTTCGGCGGTGAGAAGACGGCCAACGACCTCAACCGAGGCCTCCTAGAAGAGGTGAACGCGGTCACCTCGGGCCCCTACATGAGCGCCGCAAACGTAGGCGGTATGTTCATGCTAAGGTGTGCCGTGGGGAGCACGCTCACGGAGGAGCACCATGTCGACGATGCATGGAAGGTTGTGCAGGATCAGGCCTCGGCGATCCTTCGTAAGATGGAGATCATCTACAGCTCTAGGTAA